Genomic segment of Pacificitalea manganoxidans:
TCGGTTTCCAGACGAAGATGAAATACGGCGCGCAGACCGAAGTGTTCCGCATGATCCCCGGCCTGCAAAATGCGCGGTTCGCGCGGCTGGGCGGCATCCACCGCAACACGTTCCTGAATTCGCCCACGCTGCTTGACGATCAGATGCGCCTGCGCTCGCGTCCGAACCTGCGTTTCGCCGGTCAGATCACCGGGGTCGAAGGCTATGTCGAAAGCGCGGCGATGGGGCTTCTGGCCGGGCGGCTGGCGACGCAGGAGCTGCTGGGCGACCCCCTGCCCCCGGTGCCCGCAGACACCGCGATGGGTGCCCTGCTGACCCACATCACCGGCGGCGCGGAGGCCAAGACCTTCCAGCCGATGAACGTCAATTTCGGGCTGTTCCGGCCTATCGACGCCAAGGGCGGGCGGCGGGGCCGCCGCGACCGCTACAAGGCCTATACCGACCGCGCGAAAACCGCGTGGCGCGAGTGGCTTGGCCTGCCGGAACCGACGGTCTCCGACATCGCTGCCGACGCCGGCGCCGAGACGCCGAGCGAGGCATAAGCCCGCCGGAGCATCCCGAATGCTCCGGGTTTGAGTTGAGTTTACGCTAACGATGGCTCTAGACTGCCATCAGGGAACTGGACCCGCGACCGACCGGCTGATAAACTTCGCCATGCATTCGCTTTACGACACGCCTGCGCAGGCCCCTGCGCTTTACCCCGACCTTCTTTGGAAGCCTCGGGCCGCATCCAATCCCGCTATGTTGCGGCAAAGCTGGGTGCGGCGCTACGACAAGGCGACGCTGGGCACAGGCTACGCCACCCCCGCACGGATCGCCGAAGCGCTCTGCGCTTTCCTGCCCGACACGGATCAATCGGTGCTCGACTACGATTGCGGCACCGGGGTTCTGGGACTTGCGCTTCAGGCGGCGGGCTGCACCGACATCACCGGCATCGACCCGTCCGAGGTGCTGATCGCGCGCGCGCAGGCCCGCGGCGTTTACCGCGACTTGCACCGCATCCAGCCCGGCTATGAAATGCTGCGCGAAGGGCGTTGGGCGGCCATCGCCACCGCCGGATCGCTGGGCCTTGGCCCTGTGGGGCCCTGTCAGGTGGAGCGGCTGACGCGCGCGTTGATGCCCGGCGGGCTGCTGGCGCTTGCCGTGCCGGATTATTGCACCAGCGCCGGGATCAGTGCCCGCGCGGTCGAAGCGACGCTCGACAGCGGCGCGATGCAGCAACTGTTCCGCGAACATGGGGCGCATCTGCCTGCGCTATGTCAGGGCTCCACGGTCATTATTCTCCAGAAATCCTGACGCCGATGATCACGCGTTTTGCCCCGTCTCCGACCGGGCCGCTGCATCTGGGTCATGCCTATTCCGCCCTGCTGGGCGCGGATCTGGCGCGGGCGGCGGGCGGTCAATTCCTACTGCGGATCGAGGATCTGGACCGCGAACGGTCCAAGCCAGAGTGGGAAGCCGCGATTCATGAGGATCTGCGCTGGCTTGGGATCGATTATCCCCGGCCCGTCTGGCGCCAGTCCGAGCGTCTGCCCGCCTATGAGGCCGCGCTGGCCCGGCTGGATGAGATGGGTCTGCTCTATCCCTGCGGCTGCAACCGCGCCGAGATCCGCGCCGCGCTGAGCGCCCCGCAGGAAGGCGATCCGCCGCACGGGCCGGATGGGCTGATCTATCCCGGCACATGCAGGCACCGCAGCATGGCCGACCGGAGGCCGGGAGATGCGCTGAGGCTCGACATTCAGAAAGCCGTGCAAGCTACTGCTAAATATCTAGAATTTACCGAGGACGGTGACGGAAGCGGCGTGCAGCGTAGGGCCGCCGCAGACCTGATCACCGGCGCGGGTGACATCGTTCTGGCCCGCCGTCAGACCGGTGCCATCGCGTATCATCTGGCGGTGGTGGTGGATGACGCGGCGCAAGGGGTTACGCTGGTCACCCGCGGGCGCGACCTGTCTGATGCGACCCCGCTGCATGTCCTGCTGCAACACCTGCTGGGCCTGCCCACACCGCGCTATCACCATCACCGGCTGATCCGCGACGCGCAGGGCAAGCGGCTGGCAAAGCGGCACGACGCGGAGGCGATCCAGCTGTATCGGGAGCGCGGCGCAACCCCGCAGGATATTCGCGCTCTGGTCGGGCTATAGCCGCCGCTCAGCCCGCTTCGGGGGTCATCAATTCGACCTCTTCGCCATCCCGCACCGCCGTGTAGAAGCAACTGCGCCGGTTGGTGTGGCAGGCGGGGCCCTCCTGCCGGACCAGCACCAACAGGCAATCGCGGTCGCAATCCACCCGCAGATCTACCAGATGTTGCAGGTTGCCCGAGCTTTCGCCCTTGACCCAGAACGCCTGCCGGGAGCGCGACCAATAGGTGACGCGCGCGGTGTCGAGCGTGCGGCTGACGCTTTCGGCATTCATCCACGCCATCATCAGGATCTCGCCGCTTTCCGCATCCTGCGCGATTGCAGGGATCAGGCCCTGCGCGTCATACTTTAGTGTCGCCGGATCGAAGGCCATGCGCGGGTTCCTTTTCAAACGCGGGGGAGTGACCTATCTAGGACAGGCAAGATGGAAGGGCCAGACATGAGCACCGAAACCGACCTCGTCAACCTATACTCCGGGCGGATTCTGGCGCTGGCTGCCGATATCCCGCATCTGGGCCGCCTGCCCGCGCCCGAGGTCAGTATCCGCAAACGCTCGCCGCTTTGCGGCTCCACCATCACCGTGGATCTGGTGCTGCAGGACGGGCGGATTGCTGAATTCGCACAGGATGTGAAGGCCTGCGCGCTGGGTCAGGCCTCCGCCGCGGTGCTGGGTCAGGTGGTGATCGGGCGCAGCCGCGCCGAGATCGACCGCGCCCGCGCCGAGTTGCACGCCATGCTAAAGCAAGGCGGCGATGTGCCTGCCGCGCCGTTCGAAGGGTTCGAGGTGCTGCTGCCCGCGCGCGAGTTCAAGAACCGTCATGCGTCGATCATGCTGGCGCTCGACGCCACTGCCGAAGCCTGCGCCGAGGCCGAAGCCGCGGCCTGATATTTAGTCTACATTGCAAATAGTTACAGCGTGACGCTCACGCAAAAAAATTTGGCCAGTCGCGGCAAGCGTGCCTTTTTCAGCAGCGCGCGCGGATCGCGCGGCGCGTCGTCCAGCCGGGCCGCTTCCGCCGCGACGGCCTCTACCGCGCGGATGACGGGGTCCGGCTGGGCGAGATACAGATCGCGCAGCAAACCGTCGGGGTCGTGCCGTTGCAGTCCTTCTTCGGCCAGAATGTGACGGGGAAAATCGCGGGTGTTGACGGTCACGATCGCATCGGCAGACCCCGCGATAGCCGCAGCCAGCACATGAATATCAGCAGGATCGGGCAGCCACAGACGCGCCAGATCCCCGTCGCGCGGATGCACCTCCGCCCGGGGCCAATGCGCCCTGAGCAACGCGATTTCGGCGCGGGCCTGTGCCTCGCCCGTGGGGCCGATCTTACGCGCGGCGCGGGCCCATTCTTCCAAGATGCGCGGCGACCAGAGTGGGGTGATCAGCCCCTCGCGGGCGACCGCCAGCAGGATTTCCCGCTGGACGGTCGGAAACATCACGCAGGCATCAAGCGTCAGCTTCACGCGGTCATCCGGAAGACCAGCGATTTTAGATAGCCGCTTTCGGCCAGTTGCGGCAGCAGCGGATGGTCGGCCCCGGCAAAGCCGGTATGGATCAGCTGCGCCCGGCGCCCGCCCTTGCCGATCCCGCGCGCGGAGGCGTTGCGGAAACGGGTCAGATCGGCGGCGTGAGAACACGAACACACACACAGGATGCCGCCGTCAGCGACCAGACCAGCCGCCATCCGCGCGATCCGCTCATAGGCGCGCAGCCCCGCCTCAAGCGCCTGTTTCGAGGGCGCGAAAGCAGGCGGATCGCAGATCACGATGTCAAACCGCGCGCCCTCCTGCGCCATGGCTTCCAGTTCGGCAAAGGCATCGCCCTGCCGGGTGGTGAAGGCCGCGGCATGGCCGCTGGCCTCGGCCCCCTGCTGCGCCAGTTCAAGCGCCGGGCCGGAGCCATCGACCGCCACCGCGCTGACCGCACCCTGCGACAGCGCGGCAAGCGCGAACCCGCCCACATGGCAAAACACATCCAGCACCGTGCGCCCGCGCGCCAACCCGGCGATGAACGCGTGGTTCGGGCGCTGGTCGTAGAACAGCCCGGTTTTCTGCCCGCCCGTCAGGTCGGCCATATAGGTGGCGCCGTTCATCTTGACCGGGATCGGGGCCGTGACCTCGCCGCGCAGCCATGTGGTGGCGTCATCGAGGCCTTCCAGTTTGCGGGCGCGGCCACTGCCGCTTTTCAAAATGGCGGTGACGCCCGTGACCTCGGCCAACGCATCGGCCAGCGTGTCGATCATGGCATCCGCCCATGCGGCGTTCGGCTGAATCACCGCCGCGTCGCCAAACCGGTCGATCACGACGCCTGGCAGGCCGTCGGCCTCGGCATGGACCAGCCGGTAATAGGGCGCGTCATAAAGTTGCTCGCGCAGGTCCAGCGCGGCGCGCAGGCGCGTCACCAGCCAATTGTGATCGATCTCGACCTCGGCATCGAAATCCAACATGCGGGCGGTGATTTTCGAGTCGGGATTGACGGTCACGGTGCCCAGCGGGCGGCGTTCGGCGTCCTCCAGCCGGGCAATGGTGCCGGGCGTCAGGGATTTCGACCGCCGGTCAAGCACCAGCTCATCGGAATAAACCCATGGGAAGCCATGCCGGATCGCGCGGGCCTCGGCCTTGGGGCGCAGGCGCACGGTGGGCCGATCGGTTGCCGGGGAATGGGGGGCGGGGGTGTGCGCTGCATCTGTCATGCCCCGCCAATATCCCGTTCCCGCCGCCGACGGAAGCGGCAAGCCGCAGCAACGTGCCCTCTCGCACCGTCACATCCTACCGGAACGCGCCCGTGCTCCATGTCGTGCTGCGGATCTGCGGCACGAGGTCTTGGGAACTGGACGCAGCGCGCCCGCCCCCGCATGCGGAGAGACTGGCCAAAATCAGGCCAAATGTGAGCCATCGCATCACTATGATCCTCCGGGCCGAAACGACCCAAATCAATTGAACAATGACGCTAGGGTAACACATCGTGGCGCGTTCGCGGCGCAGGGGGCGAAAGTTTTCGCGCCCAAGGTGCAGAATGCAGGCGCCAGATCGCGCGGGGGACGCGCAAATTCAGCGAAATTTCAAAAGATTGGCAGCCCTGCCCGATCCTGTTCGCTAGTCCCGTGCTGCGGTGTTTGCGCAACAGGCCATAGGCCGGGGTCATCGCGACATGCCGTTCGGGCAAGAAAAAACCCCGGCAGATCCGGGGTTGTTTCAGGTGGGATCCGGTGATCCGTATATGGTGCGGCGTCGCTTCGGCAATGTCACGCCGAAGAGATGCGGCTCAGCGTGCGGCGACTGCTGCGCCGAAATTGCCGCGGCTGCGCAGCCAAGCGCCGATTTTGCGAATGCCGGAGGCAAAGGCCTGGGCCCGCAGGATGCGCGCGTCGCGCTCGATAGCAATCATGTCGATCATGCCGTATTCGTCCACGTAATCAGTATGTTTCATCGGGATGTCATCCTTTTCAGAACTTCAGCCCTCCCTTGCCAACGAACTTAGGTCATGGGGACGGGCACGGAAACCGACAGGATGGTATTGCCGCATTGCAGAAACCGCATGGCTTGGCCCCGGCGGGACATGCATTGCGGGCAGACGTGGCGCAGCAGTGGCGGTTGAAATCAGCCGCGGGCGCGCTCAATCCAGTAACAGGGTCCACGCCATCGGGCGATCCCCCTGCCCGCCCCTCAAATGGGCCTGCGACACGGGTTTGTATTGTTAGCGCTAACTCACTATCATGCGCGACAAAGACCCCAGCGTCTTCAGAATCACAGCCAGCGGATCATGCCAATGCCCCTCGACGCCACCGTCCATAAAGTCACCCAACGGATCATCGAACGCAGCAAGGCGCCGCGCAGCGCCTATCTGGACCGTATGGCCCGCGCCGCCGATGAAGGCCCGCGCCGGGCGCATCTCACCTGTGGCAATCAGGCCCACGCCTATGCCGCGATGGGCGAGGACAAAGACAGCCTTGCCACCACGAGCGCCGGCAATATCGGCATCGTCACCGCCTATAATGACATGCTGTCCGCGCATCAGCCGTTCGAGCGTTTTCCCGACCTGATCCGCCGGGCCGCGCGCGATGCAGGCGGCACCGCGCAGGTGGCGGGCGGCGTGCCAGCCATGTGCGATGGCGTGACACAAGGCCAGGTCGGCATGGAACTGTCGCTGTTTTCGCGCGATGTGATCGCGCTCGCCACCGGTGTCGCGCTCAGCCACAACACGTTCGACTCCGCGCTCTACCTTGGCGTCTGCGACAAGATCGTGCCGGGTCTGGTCATTGCCGCGGCCACCTTTGGCTATCTGCCGGGGATCTTCCTGCCCGCCGGACCGATGACCTCGGGCCTGCCCAATGACGAAAAATCCCGCGTGCGCCAGCAATTCGCGACCGGCGAAGTGGGCCGGGATGAGTTGATGAAGGCGGAAATGGCCTCCTATCACGGGCCGGGCACCTGCACGTTCTACGGCACCGCGAATTCCAACCAGATGCTGATGGAGTTCATGGGGCTGCACCTGCCAGGGGCGAGCTTCGTCAATCCCAACACGCCGCTGCGCGATGCGCTCACCATCGCCGGGACGGAGCGCGCGTTGCAGATCACCGCGCTTGGCAACGATTATCGCCCCGTGGCGCAGGTGCTGGATGAAAAGGCCTTCGTCAACGGGATGGTCGGGCTGATGGCCACCGGCGGCTCCACCAACCTGATCCTGCACCTGCCCGCGATGGCCCGTGCGGCGGGCGTGATCCTCGATCTGGAGGATTTCTCGGACCTTTCCGCCGTGACCCCGCTGATGGCCAAGGTCTATCCCAACGGGCTGGCCGACGTGAACCATTTCCACGCGGCGGGCGGGCTTGGCTACATGATCGGCGATCTGCTGAACGAAGGCCTGCTGCATCCCGACACCAAAACCGTGGCAGGCGACGGGCTGGCCGATTACACCCGCGAGCCGAAAATCGTCGATGGCGCGCTGAGCTGGCAGGAAGGGGCGGGCCAATCGCTCAACGATAAGATCCTGCGCCCCGCCGCCGATCCGTTCCAGAAATCGGGC
This window contains:
- a CDS encoding class I SAM-dependent DNA methyltransferase translates to MHSLYDTPAQAPALYPDLLWKPRAASNPAMLRQSWVRRYDKATLGTGYATPARIAEALCAFLPDTDQSVLDYDCGTGVLGLALQAAGCTDITGIDPSEVLIARAQARGVYRDLHRIQPGYEMLREGRWAAIATAGSLGLGPVGPCQVERLTRALMPGGLLALAVPDYCTSAGISARAVEATLDSGAMQQLFREHGAHLPALCQGSTVIILQKS
- the gluQRS gene encoding tRNA glutamyl-Q(34) synthetase GluQRS gives rise to the protein MITRFAPSPTGPLHLGHAYSALLGADLARAAGGQFLLRIEDLDRERSKPEWEAAIHEDLRWLGIDYPRPVWRQSERLPAYEAALARLDEMGLLYPCGCNRAEIRAALSAPQEGDPPHGPDGLIYPGTCRHRSMADRRPGDALRLDIQKAVQATAKYLEFTEDGDGSGVQRRAAADLITGAGDIVLARRQTGAIAYHLAVVVDDAAQGVTLVTRGRDLSDATPLHVLLQHLLGLPTPRYHHHRLIRDAQGKRLAKRHDAEAIQLYRERGATPQDIRALVGL
- the hisI gene encoding phosphoribosyl-AMP cyclohydrolase, which codes for MAFDPATLKYDAQGLIPAIAQDAESGEILMMAWMNAESVSRTLDTARVTYWSRSRQAFWVKGESSGNLQHLVDLRVDCDRDCLLVLVRQEGPACHTNRRSCFYTAVRDGEEVELMTPEAG
- a CDS encoding iron-sulfur cluster assembly scaffold protein; amino-acid sequence: MSTETDLVNLYSGRILALAADIPHLGRLPAPEVSIRKRSPLCGSTITVDLVLQDGRIAEFAQDVKACALGQASAAVLGQVVIGRSRAEIDRARAELHAMLKQGGDVPAAPFEGFEVLLPAREFKNRHASIMLALDATAEACAEAEAAA
- a CDS encoding RSP_2648 family PIN domain-containing protein, which encodes MKLTLDACVMFPTVQREILLAVAREGLITPLWSPRILEEWARAARKIGPTGEAQARAEIALLRAHWPRAEVHPRDGDLARLWLPDPADIHVLAAAIAGSADAIVTVNTRDFPRHILAEEGLQRHDPDGLLRDLYLAQPDPVIRAVEAVAAEAARLDDAPRDPRALLKKARLPRLAKFFCVSVTL
- a CDS encoding RSP_2647 family RNA methyltransferase, whose product is MTDAAHTPAPHSPATDRPTVRLRPKAEARAIRHGFPWVYSDELVLDRRSKSLTPGTIARLEDAERRPLGTVTVNPDSKITARMLDFDAEVEIDHNWLVTRLRAALDLREQLYDAPYYRLVHAEADGLPGVVIDRFGDAAVIQPNAAWADAMIDTLADALAEVTGVTAILKSGSGRARKLEGLDDATTWLRGEVTAPIPVKMNGATYMADLTGGQKTGLFYDQRPNHAFIAGLARGRTVLDVFCHVGGFALAALSQGAVSAVAVDGSGPALELAQQGAEASGHAAAFTTRQGDAFAELEAMAQEGARFDIVICDPPAFAPSKQALEAGLRAYERIARMAAGLVADGGILCVCSCSHAADLTRFRNASARGIGKGGRRAQLIHTGFAGADHPLLPQLAESGYLKSLVFRMTA
- a CDS encoding RSP_7527 family protein, with product MKHTDYVDEYGMIDMIAIERDARILRAQAFASGIRKIGAWLRSRGNFGAAVAAR
- the edd gene encoding phosphogluconate dehydratase, which codes for MPLDATVHKVTQRIIERSKAPRSAYLDRMARAADEGPRRAHLTCGNQAHAYAAMGEDKDSLATTSAGNIGIVTAYNDMLSAHQPFERFPDLIRRAARDAGGTAQVAGGVPAMCDGVTQGQVGMELSLFSRDVIALATGVALSHNTFDSALYLGVCDKIVPGLVIAAATFGYLPGIFLPAGPMTSGLPNDEKSRVRQQFATGEVGRDELMKAEMASYHGPGTCTFYGTANSNQMLMEFMGLHLPGASFVNPNTPLRDALTIAGTERALQITALGNDYRPVAQVLDEKAFVNGMVGLMATGGSTNLILHLPAMARAAGVILDLEDFSDLSAVTPLMAKVYPNGLADVNHFHAAGGLGYMIGDLLNEGLLHPDTKTVAGDGLADYTREPKIVDGALSWQEGAGQSLNDKILRPAADPFQKSGGLRQLAGNLGRGVMKVSAVAPERHVIEAPARIFHDQGAVKEAFKQGEFTSDTVVVVRFQGPKANGMPELHSLTPTLAVLQDRGLKVALVTDGRMSGASGKVPSAIHVSPEAADGGPLARLRDGDIVRVDAVAGTLSVLAEDFDSREPVAADLSGNKFGIGRELFEAFRQNVGPATAGAGVVV